The following is a genomic window from Candidatus Omnitrophota bacterium.
CGAGTACCAGGATTAGCGTCGCACCGACCCACAACCGGGCTTTTCTGGTCATTTCGCTATCTCCATGATCTTTTCCACAACCTGCCGCGCCGTAAACTTCCCCGTATCGATAACATGATCGGCTTTCGCGTACAACGGAGCGCGCTTAGCAAGAAGCATGCGTATTTTGAGTTTCGGATCCTCGACGTTGAGGAGCGGACGGTGTTTATACTTCTTCGTGCGCTCCATCACTGTCCCTTCGTCGGCAGTAAGGCAGATCACTACGGGAGAAGCCACCAACCTGTCGCAGGAGAACAGCGCGCTACTGGCCAAAATCACAATGGGTGAGGTGGAGGAGCGCTGGATTGAGACCAGCGACGGC
Proteins encoded in this region:
- a CDS encoding shikimate kinase, which encodes PSLVSIQRSSTSPIVILASSALFSCDRLVASPVVICLTADEGTVMERTKKYKHRPLLNVEDPKLKIRMLLAKRAPLYAKADHVIDTGKFTARQVVEKIMEIAK